One part of the Sorangiineae bacterium MSr11954 genome encodes these proteins:
- the istA gene encoding IS21 family transposase, producing MVPMDVVAVIRHKVASEGVPIREVARELGLSRNTIRRYVRANKIPVPRPEKQVRPSPVRDEVATAAAAIWRARRSFTAGKQRLTAKRLWELLRENGHTASERTVRRLVAEFRSGEREVTVPLVYTPGELAQVDFFEVWVEPSGIRQKAWMFVMRLMHSGRDFAMLCAQQDATWFLAAHVAAFTYFAGVVAAVAYDNLSAAVAKILVGAPRLLRPRFAALCAHYAFEPRFCRPGEGHDKGGVERRGGHVRRQHLVPIPRGESLAAMTTALQARLDAQHSRNPMYVEAWARERSALRPLPAPFDGRQVRTVQLRHHASYLVAGAHYSVPSRWCGQMVDLFLGIDTVTFAKGDETICHPRVAFGGRSIDYRHLLLPLSRKPQALRQVAHELVAQFGSPWPELWETLCNRYSPDLIEAARRLAPWLERADREGVGRVKRAIITALACGTLVPFLQRTRRTETLAAVPLALSEYAVETPDLSRYDVLLERASA from the coding sequence ATGGTGCCGATGGACGTGGTGGCAGTGATTCGACACAAGGTGGCGAGCGAAGGGGTTCCGATTCGAGAAGTGGCGCGGGAGCTCGGATTGTCGCGAAACACGATTCGGCGATACGTGAGGGCCAACAAGATTCCGGTTCCAAGGCCAGAAAAACAGGTCCGACCAAGCCCGGTGCGCGACGAGGTGGCCACGGCGGCCGCGGCTATCTGGCGAGCGCGCCGATCCTTTACGGCGGGCAAACAGCGGCTGACGGCCAAGCGGCTGTGGGAGCTATTGCGTGAAAACGGGCACACGGCGAGCGAGCGCACCGTGCGGCGATTGGTGGCCGAATTCCGGAGCGGTGAGCGTGAGGTGACTGTTCCCCTGGTGTACACGCCGGGCGAGCTCGCACAGGTGGATTTTTTCGAGGTGTGGGTCGAGCCCTCGGGGATTCGCCAGAAGGCGTGGATGTTCGTGATGCGCTTGATGCACTCAGGGCGCGACTTCGCCATGCTCTGCGCGCAACAAGACGCCACTTGGTTCTTAGCGGCTCACGTTGCGGCGTTTACCTACTTCGCGGGGGTGGTGGCCGCCGTGGCCTATGACAACTTGAGCGCTGCCGTGGCCAAGATCCTCGTTGGGGCGCCACGGCTGCTTCGGCCCCGATTTGCCGCGCTTTGCGCCCACTACGCCTTCGAGCCACGTTTTTGCCGCCCCGGCGAAGGCCACGACAAGGGAGGAGTCGAGCGCCGCGGAGGACACGTACGTCGCCAGCATTTGGTGCCCATTCCGCGCGGTGAATCACTTGCCGCCATGACCACGGCTTTGCAAGCACGCCTCGATGCTCAGCATTCGCGCAATCCGATGTACGTCGAGGCCTGGGCCCGCGAGCGCAGCGCGCTGCGGCCTCTCCCAGCGCCTTTTGACGGCCGCCAGGTGCGCACCGTGCAGCTTCGCCACCACGCCAGCTACCTCGTCGCGGGCGCTCACTACTCGGTGCCCAGTCGGTGGTGCGGTCAGATGGTCGACCTATTCCTAGGCATCGACACCGTCACCTTCGCCAAAGGCGACGAGACCATCTGCCATCCTCGCGTGGCCTTCGGTGGCCGAAGTATCGACTATCGGCATTTGTTACTGCCACTATCGCGCAAGCCACAAGCTCTGCGCCAGGTCGCTCACGAGTTGGTGGCACAATTCGGCTCACCATGGCCCGAGCTCTGGGAGACGCTTTGCAATCGGTATTCGCCCGACCTGATCGAAGCTGCACGAAGACTGGCTCCGTGGTTGGAGCGCGCTGACCGCGAGGGAGTCGGTCGGGTCAAGCGAGCCATCATCACCGCCCTTGCGTGCGGTACGCTGGTGCCCTTTCTGCAACGCACAAGGCGCACCGAAACCCTCGCCGCTGTCCCGCTGGCATTATCGGAATACGCGGTCGAGACGCCCGACCTATCGCGCTACGACGTGCTTCTCGAGAGGGCATCGGCATGA
- the istB gene encoding IS21-like element helper ATPase IstB has protein sequence MSTDNVLLAAVRAHTRVLKLPTVARECETLGRQSLAEGWSPLQYLRALLDAELAVRAEHAIGRRMRAARLPVHKTMSQFDWRRPHGLERARVEDLARGAWIPTARNIVILGPVGTGKTHLAIALAIEAIKRGHHVLFYRASDLVRALTEARDARALSRLQERLRRVSLLVVDELGFVPFEKAGGELLFDVLSTRHERCATVITSNLAFSEWNRVFVDDKLTAALLDRLAQHAEVLVTRGPGDRVPAAATKKTDSRSDESKPKATQEVPALTR, from the coding sequence ATGAGCACCGACAACGTGCTCTTGGCCGCCGTACGCGCCCATACGCGCGTACTCAAGCTGCCGACCGTCGCACGAGAGTGCGAAACGCTGGGACGTCAATCGCTGGCCGAAGGCTGGTCACCGTTGCAGTACTTGCGGGCGTTGCTCGACGCCGAGCTCGCAGTCCGCGCCGAGCACGCGATTGGGCGCCGCATGCGAGCGGCTCGTCTGCCCGTGCACAAAACGATGTCGCAATTCGATTGGCGGAGGCCACACGGTCTCGAACGCGCCCGCGTCGAAGACTTGGCTCGTGGTGCCTGGATTCCGACGGCGCGCAACATCGTGATCTTGGGCCCCGTGGGCACCGGAAAAACGCACTTGGCCATCGCGCTCGCCATCGAGGCCATCAAGCGCGGCCACCACGTGCTCTTTTACCGCGCCTCCGACTTGGTCCGGGCACTGACCGAGGCCCGGGATGCACGCGCTCTTTCTCGCCTGCAAGAGCGACTGCGAAGGGTTTCACTCTTGGTGGTGGACGAACTTGGCTTTGTACCGTTTGAAAAAGCCGGCGGAGAGCTGCTCTTCGACGTCTTGTCCACCCGGCACGAACGGTGCGCAACGGTGATCACATCGAATCTGGCTTTTAGTGAATGGAACCGGGTCTTCGTCGACGACAAGCTGACGGCCGCACTCCTGGACCGTCTGGCCCAGCATGCGGAGGTCCTCGTCACTCGCGGTCCGGGAGACCGTGTCCCGGCCGCGGCCACCAAAAAGACAGATTCAAGATCTGACGAGAGCAAACCCAAAGCGACCCAGGAGGTGCCGGCGCTCACGCGGTGA
- a CDS encoding sigma 54-interacting transcriptional regulator has product MRTFPYRLSVSAPTARSLVRLVVTQGVNVGAELIVDHAVKMVGRARGADLVLDDRSVSRHHFHVAAAGEGVCFQVCDGAAPLVRAGREVRDARVAIGESFLVGNTILFVTAAEPRTNSDLLVRSESATTAAHSLLSGPAADVRALSAVFALNEALMETADLDSIEKVLATWANAHAACDTVEIAPAGEEHETMKSAGPVVERMAPHGGTRLLVVAPGSPSGWLAFTTKRDPGRITDSIRRLVLLAAALCGSRLAQLSAMLTMKQENEAFRQQAVGSARAFLGTSAAANELIRVIPRLATSDAIVLLTGETGVGKTFVARLLHESGPRKKEPLRVINCASIPENLIERELFGHERGAFTGAVTAQPGIFESAGRGTVLLDEIGELPLASQAKLLRVVEEKRFERLGSNRSLPLRARILAATNRDLAGMVSEGTFRSDLFFRLSVIKRVVPPLRERGEDVVTLAQQLLHDMAASSGRRVDGFSPEALDVIQRYPWPGNVRELRNVIEHAMVLGEKPMLDATDFPLEIRAVAKVALAPVQDAAMLVELPMNEELLQAKNRESALLRCAGNKTRAAALLGIDRTTFNKRRSGS; this is encoded by the coding sequence GTGAGAACCTTCCCGTATCGTCTCAGTGTGTCTGCTCCAACGGCTCGATCGCTCGTTCGTCTCGTCGTCACCCAAGGCGTCAATGTCGGAGCCGAGCTTATCGTCGACCACGCCGTGAAGATGGTCGGCCGCGCACGCGGCGCCGATCTGGTCTTGGACGACCGCTCCGTCTCCCGGCATCACTTCCATGTTGCCGCCGCGGGGGAGGGCGTTTGCTTCCAAGTGTGCGACGGCGCTGCACCGCTCGTGCGCGCAGGCCGCGAGGTACGCGACGCGCGCGTCGCCATCGGCGAATCGTTCTTGGTGGGCAACACGATCCTCTTCGTCACCGCCGCAGAACCGCGGACCAATTCCGACCTCCTCGTGCGATCCGAGAGCGCGACCACGGCCGCGCACTCGTTGCTGAGCGGCCCCGCCGCCGACGTCCGCGCGCTCTCCGCCGTCTTTGCGCTCAACGAAGCCTTGATGGAGACGGCCGACCTCGACTCCATCGAAAAGGTCCTCGCCACCTGGGCGAACGCGCACGCGGCGTGCGACACGGTCGAAATCGCCCCCGCCGGAGAGGAGCACGAGACGATGAAGTCCGCCGGACCGGTCGTGGAGAGGATGGCGCCTCATGGTGGCACGCGCTTGCTCGTCGTGGCGCCGGGATCGCCATCGGGGTGGCTTGCCTTCACGACCAAGCGCGATCCCGGCCGAATCACCGACTCCATCCGGCGCCTCGTGTTGCTCGCGGCCGCCCTTTGCGGCTCCCGCCTGGCGCAGCTCTCGGCCATGCTCACCATGAAGCAGGAAAACGAGGCGTTTCGGCAGCAGGCCGTCGGCAGCGCGCGCGCATTTCTGGGGACGTCGGCGGCCGCGAACGAGCTCATTCGCGTGATCCCCCGGCTCGCCACCAGCGACGCGATTGTCCTTTTGACGGGCGAGACGGGGGTGGGCAAGACGTTCGTGGCGCGATTGCTTCACGAGTCGGGGCCCCGCAAGAAGGAGCCGCTCCGGGTCATCAATTGCGCATCGATCCCGGAGAATTTGATCGAGCGCGAGCTCTTCGGCCACGAGCGAGGCGCGTTCACGGGCGCCGTCACGGCGCAGCCGGGCATCTTCGAGTCGGCCGGACGCGGCACCGTGTTGTTGGACGAAATCGGCGAGCTGCCGCTGGCGAGCCAAGCCAAGCTGCTGCGGGTGGTCGAGGAGAAGCGATTCGAACGTCTCGGGTCGAACCGCTCGCTCCCTTTGCGCGCGCGGATCCTCGCGGCGACGAACCGAGACTTGGCGGGAATGGTCTCCGAGGGGACGTTCCGGAGCGACTTGTTCTTTCGATTGTCGGTGATCAAGCGGGTCGTCCCCCCGCTGCGCGAGCGCGGAGAAGACGTGGTGACGCTCGCCCAGCAGCTGCTGCACGATATGGCCGCGAGCAGCGGCCGGCGCGTGGATGGCTTCTCACCCGAAGCACTCGACGTGATCCAGCGCTATCCGTGGCCCGGAAACGTGCGGGAGCTCCGCAATGTCATCGAGCACGCCATGGTCCTGGGCGAAAAGCCGATGCTGGATGCGACCGACTTCCCCCTCGAAATTCGCGCCGTCGCGAAAGTGGCGCTCGCGCCGGTTCAGGACGCGGCGATGCTCGTAGAATTGCCGATGAACGAGGAGCTGCTGCAGGCGAAGAACCGCGAGAGCGCATTACTTCGATGCGCCGGCAACAAGACGCGCGCGGCCGCTCTTTTGGGAATCGATCGGACGACATTCAATAAGCGGCGGAGCGGTAGCTGA